CCCCTTAATATAACGAAAAACACATGTGTGAGTGTAATAAGTATATGtgagtataatatattataatataattattataacatcTTAACAAAGCTTAGTTTAAGCATTTACATCAAATGTGCCTGCCAATTCCTTTTGTAGTTACTATTATCTTTAAAATTGCTAAAACATGTTCATAATGTCGATACGATACATTATTTGCATCCGTGGTAGTGGAAAGgattaaatgaaaaatgaataaaattgaaatcatagtcatttaataatattattaatagtagtGGTCAGAATATACTGATACCTGTTAATAGGTTTTTATAAAATCTGTACAACtcttaaattttaaatttaattaaaagatttttcatgtaatttttatttaaatttcacgcatgtaatttttatttaaatttgcaagcataaaagtattttaattaaatatgaaTCATTTAATCTTAACTCAAAGTTGAAAAATTCAGCTTTAAATTGAATTATAGAGTTTTGATTCAAAGAAGTATGCAATATTTGTATGAAAGTTTAAGCGAAATATTAAAtatgcaattttcaatttatgTACGAATAAAAATATCTGTTACAGGTCAAAGCATGGGACAAGGACCTATCGTCGCCGAACAATAAATTGGTTTATAGAATCCAAAACGGTGCGGGTGATAAATTCGTAATTAGTCCCGAGACAGGCGTGATTAGGGTCGCGCCCGGTTCGAATTTGGATCCTGATCTGACGTCCCCGAAAACAACGAGATACAGCTTAAACGTGCTTGCGATTGACAGCGGCACGGAGATCCAGAGGACAGCCGAGGTGCTCGTTAATATCACAATCGTGGACGTTAATAATAAGCCACCGGTCTTCGTAGATCCCGGCACTGTTACTATTCGAGAAAATACTCAGGCAAGTTTCAAATTATCTCATCCACCCTCGGTATattcttttataaatttttttgcaaattacaatttttttgTAATTCATTTCGTGACAATTGGAACGAAGGAAAGATTGGTATTGTTAATTAGTAAAAGAATTTTCTTATAAATGACAATCCCCAAAATAATCAATAcactattatataaataatatcttTTTCTATAAGAATTTCTTTTTATAAGTAACAATCTTAAAAATAATCAATACATTATTTTACTTGAAATGTTTTGTTGATTTgtgaatgaaattattattgttactgaaGAATTTGTTATGATGTcttcaattattaattttttactTTTCAAAGACTGTTAACTCAACACCAGTAAATAAATCATTaacaaaaaaaatattatacttcttataataaatattgtagaaattgtataatatcttcaataaaattttataataattttataataattgtataataacttCATTGGTGAATCAACAAAATGCTTCAAATAACATAATGTATTGATTATTTCTAGGATTGTTACTTACAAAAAAAATTCttgtagaaaataatattatttatttactagaaTAAGGAGCCAATTTTTTAGTTGTATGTATACAGTACAATTCTTGAATAATTCATTACTAACAATGAGTCTGTACTATGTGAAAACTTAATATCAAgattttcttgtattttattCATTCGTAGATTCTATAAAAATCTGTAGTTTAGTAATTgctaattatgaaataataataataatcccaAAATTATTGGCACAATCTCACAGTTTTGGCAAAATAGTATCAGCAAATTCTACTTGcaacaataatataaaattatcatATAAACATATGTTTAGaaatattaagaaataataataagaaattaacagtaaataagaaattaataataaataataacaaattaacaatatGATAGTTTCTCGCTTGATATTTCCTTTTGCTCGTGAATCATGATACCATTTCGCAGAAAATAGCTTGAGACACTGCACAATAAGTGGAATCAAATGGAATTGAATTTTCATCACTGTCATCAGACACCAAATAAAATATAGCAATTGACGTTGAGTGTTTCGTGTCGTTTATTAGGTCGGATCATACGTGCACCGTGTTGTCGCAAACGATCCCGATATCGCGCCGATTTTACGATATCGTATCGATCCGAATTCATCCGAAGCGAGGAACGAAGAGGGGACGCTAATTAAAATCCAAGAATACGATTATCTATCCGCGTTGGAATTAAATTCTCTCGATGGTTTGCTTCGAGTTGTTAAATTGCTGGATAGAGAAAGAGTGGAGACGATCAGGCTGGGTCTTGTAGTTGAGGATCTGGCTGCTGTTAGGGGAGTGCAAACTGCCTTCGGTATAGTATATTTTTATTGTCTACTCACATAGTTATCAATTTTCTTAGCGATTTCAggaaatttaaatgtaataataaattttccTGATCTATTCGCAGTGAGAATTATTTTTGATgtgcaatattaaaaatttgtatttagtAAAAATTTGTTTGACAGACAACTCTATAATTTTTGAAATTTGTTTTCCCAATGTGAATTTCAGCAACGTTGAATATAATAATCGAGGACGAAAACGATAACAATCCGAGGTTCCGCCGACCGTTCTATAGAAGATCGGTCACAGAGAACAGTAAAAATGGTGTGAACATTGCTAATATTGTGGCCGACGATGCAGACAAGAATCGCAGCATAACTTATACGTTAGAAAGCCCGCAGGAATTGACGGATTTAGTACATCTTGATTCCGAAACCGGCGAAATGGTCGTCGCGAATAAAATCGATAGAGAACAATATTCCTGGCTCAATCTAACTGTTCGAGCAACCGATTCGGGAATACCGCCAAGGTAAAATTGTGACATGCATATTTTATAGctctatatatttttatatatttaaatacaaatgttcatatgtattttatatatttgaaaATGACATGATTACTTGGAAAACAGCTGTTCACTTAAAATCTTCAGAAAATATACAtgcaaataatattatttaactaCGTTAATTTATGTTAATCTTTTCAATGAtggaaatatttgaagcaataaTAAACTTCAGAATATAACACTAATTTTATCGATCGTTtgtatttttacaaaatttattttataatgatTATGAAAAAAAGTTGCAAATTCAATTGGGGGGAATGAATTATACTCCGAATATGATTGtcaattaaaatttaaaatgtGTCTTTTCATCCCCTTTGAAGTGAAATTTAAATTAcccttgaaataaaattgagaaaacgtctttcgaacacttttgtaaaaacaatgtaaaacaaaaaTTTGAAACCCTTAACACctttgcgaaaaatatgattaatAGAATGTTCGTAACATTTACAGATCGAGCCTCTCGGAAGTTTATGTTCAGGTGTTGGACGAGAACGATAATAATCCGTACTTCGTGACCGATATTAGTAACTTGACGGTAATGGAGAATGCTAAGATAGGTACCGAGATCGCCGTGATCCAAGCTAACGACCCTGACAGCGGTGATTATGGGAAGATTACTTACCTACTTGATAGAATGTCGTCTCAGGTGAATAATTAGTTCGGAAATGATTAAATTCCTTCGAGAAGAAGGTAATCGATACTGATCTCTTTAATAGGGAACCTTTGCTATTCATCCTGAATATGGCGCACTGACAGTAGTAGATTCTATCGATTGGGAGGCTAAGCAAAGTTATGTCCTTGTAATTGAAGCGTGGGACAATTATCAATTCGGTTACACTGCCGGCGAATCCAGGAATGCTTTTAAGCAGATCCAGTGAGTTGTTGAATTAAGATGTCGCACCTATCGGCGactatttaataatttctaaaaatCCATAATTcacagtaaaaaatttctcaaTCAATTTTTCAACATAGATAATAATTCTCATCACTTcttttgtaatattatttaaaacaatTCGTTTGATACAATGTGGTAACTAAAAATGTTCATACTGAATTTGTGTGACAATTTATCATATTTTTGTTATGTTTTTCTTTATTAATGGTAATATttcttatataatattataaattgttgtaGGTCGAGTAATAtaaagtttattttatttagtttatCTAAATTATCAAGAAAGCAATAGGCGTTTCATATTAATTAATTGCATATGTATACAATGGTGGTTCAGTAAAAATTAGTACTTGAATATCTCTGTAATTTTTGGAAATATTAAGAAACTTTATTAATAGAATTATTTCAGTTTAAAAAGGTTTATAATATAGTGGTAATAATTTTTTCGCAGCTGCAGAAATCTTTTTATATACGTATGTCAATACTTATTTATAGAAAGTGTTAAACTTTATCGACTAATGTATAAAAGAGTATATGATCCTATCTAAAAATCTCTGAAACTTTTCtaaattttaagaaattattagcATCATATTCAGATATCCGTACGCTAATATACTTTTGTTAATAAAATTTTTGTTCGTGTCATCGAAAATAGCgaaaatgttatataatatataataataatatatataataatataatatatataattatatatatatatatatatgtaatatgtaatatatataatattattatacttatattatttattattatattattacatactaCAAAGCAAGATTCTGCTTCGTCTGCTGTCAAAAGAATACACAGATTGTCTCTTTTTAAGAGTGACAGTAGCCGATGTCAACGACAATGCTCCGAAAATGGACATTCCATCATCGTGCATCACTATATCGGAGTTCCACGATATGAAAGATTTAATTTTCATCATCAAAGCGAAGGATGCAGACGATCCAACAACGCCAAACGGTCGGGTGAAGATTAGAATCATTTCTGGAAACGAACTAGGTGTGCGCAAAcatattgcaatattttttcCTTCGTAAAGTATCTAACGATTTTATCGTAATAATTGTTAATTCGAGTAAATCTAATTTCTCGTTTTTCGTGTCAGGTTTCTTCATACTGGAGCAGGTAGACTACTGGACGGCAAGCATAAAAGCAGCGCACTCGCTTCGAGGAAAATTTGGCAATTATTCACTGTCACTGGAGGCACGCGATCTTGGCAGTCCCTCCAACAAAGACGCCGCGACTCTGAATATTTGCGTCACCGACTACAATGACAATCCACCGGTGTTTATTAGCCCCCAGCATAACACGACGATCCGTGTACCAGAGGTATAGTTACTCGAAACATCGATTTATCATAAAATTGAGCATTACGGTATTTCATGAATAAATTCATTGGAGTTATTGGTGCAGCAGagtaaaaagtattcgtacaccgaGCTTCAGCTGTTTTTGATAAATCGTCGATATTTGAGTGTTATAATAGCGTAGAAAAGAGTCATGCCATAATAAATCTCCACTTACTTTAAAGCTCGAAGCCCCTACCTTCGCAATTCATCAATCAGCTCTTCCTACCATGTTCTTACAACTCATAGCAAACGGAAAACTGAAGACAGATTTGAGCAAAAAGTGATCGATggttaacgattataactcgttaattcttataactaatttataataattcggcaaaaagtaatctgattaatgataaACGATTATAATcccgttagttattataactaatttataataatttataacaattatacattacttaattaattatgtattattataaattagttataataactaacgagctataattattaattatttttaatgctGAATTTTGACTGAAGACGTAGGTTTACTCGAAAATGTTGCAAATTGAAACGTCTCCAAAATCATCGAAATGTTCTTTTTCACGAGTAAATCGACCACGGATTGagtatttaaacaatatattgttAATCGATGcggacaacttttattttgcataaagatccacattCGAGTCGTTAACGtaacaataattattttcagAATGTGACGATTGGGACACCAATTATTCAAATCGAGGCCAAAGATGCAGACACAGGTCCGAATGGGGATGTTCATTATCGACTTAAACAAGATTTGGCTGGTCATTGGAGGACTTTCGATATTGATGACATAACTGGGGTTGTTTCTCTGAAGCTTCCCTTAGATAGAGAAACTCAAAAATTGTATGAGGTAAGTGCAGTTGTCACAAATTACAATTAGAACTAACTATTTAACATTATTAGAGAAAACAACATAATTCCTCTCtatataaatcatttttttaaatatgctCGTAGAAAAGAAAGATGTTTAGCATTGTAATCTATTTATTGGGTGCTCCTTCGATTTTGTAAATGTTGCTAATATCAAATCTTCAATTTTCTAATGTCTCATTTCTATTATATCGCATAAAGAAATATTGCAGTAATATTTTAGTAATATTGTAGCAATAAATATTGTAGCAATATTGTAGTAATATTgtagtaataatgtaataatattgcacTAATATTGTAGTAATATTTTGGtgatattatagtaatattttaGTAATATTGTAGcaaaattgtgcagtaatattACAGTAATATTGTAGTAATATTACAGTAATATTGTAGTAATATTGTAGTAATATTGCAGTAATATTGCAATAATATTGcagcaatataatattattaataaataaacattGTCATATTTTAAAATCTAGACGCAGTGATGTAgtaatattataaacaaataaatattgtGGTATTTTAAAATTCTGCAGTAGAGATcaattaatattgtaataaggTAATGACGTAATAATGATTTTTGTCCCCATAGTCTAAACATTAACATAACAAATGAAAACTCGAACGAACGTCCgacgttataaaataattatcttTCGTTCGCAGATCAGGATAGAAGCGTTCGATTTAGGCACCCCGACGCCCCTGAGTTCGGATCTAGATCTAATAATCTACGTCCGAAATATCAACGACTACGAGCCACAATTTTTAGTAGACATTTTCAAGACGAACTTCACCGAGCAACAATTCCCTGGCACAGAAACGATCGTGCTACCTCAGACCGTCGACCGTGACGATATCGACGAGCTCGAGGATCCTCCGGCACAAGTTTGCTACTTCATAGTCAGCGGAAACGACGATGGTTTCTTTGTCCTTGACGTGTTCAAACACGAGTTAACCGTAAGTTTCGAATCCGTTCGTCGAACGTGATTCGATTGATGAATATTTAACGAAGAACGATTGCAGACGGCTAAAACGTTGGACagagagcaacaacagcaacatttACTGGTTATCAAGGCAACGGAAGACTGCAACACAGTTCCAACAAATGACAGCTTCATCGAGGATGCCACTGATACCACGTTGAAAGTCATTATAGACGTGACTGACGTGAACGACAATCCTCCAAAATTCGTCAGCAAAATATTTACCGGCGGCGTGACCACGGACGCTGATTTTGGTACACAGTTCATGCAAGTCAAGGTGAAACGTCATTAAATTGAAGCGGGAATAATTAGACTATaatgattaaataatttaaatataacgcTTAGATAATTGAATAGCCAAAATATAATgattaaataatacaaatatattaattaaataatttaaatatagtaattaataaataaaatataataaataacgaaGTAAAATTAGAAAGCTCGGAATGCAAAGTTCAAATGATTTTAATGTATATTGTATTGTTTAAAGGCGATCGATCTAGATGCTGGAGAAAATGCAGTAATTAGTTACTACCAAGTCGACAAGATTCACATGACGTTGACAGAGGGTCTGGATGACATCGAGATACAGCCTTTCCTCGTTCACAAACACACTGGCGTTGTGAGTCTGAACTTTGATCCACAAAGAGGAATGAAGGGATATTTCGATTTTATGGTAAGTGCGACCCTCagttatatatatttcgaacaattaaaattttaattatttattcgaatctagTTATTACTCTCGTGTCTGCAATGTTTTCAACTGTTAAATGAAAGTGTAATCAAAGGACGTGTAACATTAAATATTGTCTTCTTGAAACAGGTCTTAGCTAACGACTCACACGGTCTTCAAGATACAGCCAGAGTGTTCATTTATTTACTAAGAGAAGATCAAAGGGTTCGTTTCGTACTGAGGCAACACCCACCGGAAATCCGGAACAAAATTGACACGTTCAGAGAGTACGTTTTGATAATTGCGCTTTAAATTAGCCAGCAACTGAAACTTCATTTGTCAGTAGTTCGATGAAAAAAGGTGAAAAGACTTGGAGAGAAATTTTGCATCGTAAAACAAGCTTACTCCTTCgtcataatttatatttttgtcaagAGGACGTTGCCAGTGaattaaataattcatttcTTGATTTTAACATCAGAACTACCAAAGCGGTCGAAATGACTAGTTTTTGATGTTTTCTTCTACAGATCCtaatattttagaaattattgcTTTGAGAAACGTTTGAATAAACTTCTACATACAacagaaatcgtacgaagtttaagTAAATCAAATCTTGTCACTGCTatgaaacaatatacattatattcAAAATTGACACACTtgtttaaaaagaaaatttgtaCTTAAATGTATTGTACGTAGCGTAATTCTTACAATTAGTATAAAACATGTTTTATTTGAGTGCTACCATCCAAACGAAATTAGGAGAAAATGTAAAGTCAAACAcaacataaataaaatatcgataatacaaaaattaaaaatcaaaaGTAGAATTTATGTAGAATCTTCCAAGGGATGTAAAAATATATGAAGTCTTTCAAAACCACAGATGTTAATACGACTATAAACCCTAAATAAAAAAGGGGTTAATAGATCTGGTGttaaatagattttaattgaaaatgattaaattcaatACTAACTCCAATAACCCAATTGCAATctcttaataataattatacaaaatACGTTTGTATAGCTCGAAATGGGCTAAGaaatgaatgaatttgaaattgTTTAGGACACTGGGAAACGTGACGGGAGCGATAGTGAACATCGACGAGTATAAAACTCATGAGAACCATGACGGTTCCGTCGACCGTACGAAAACGGACCTCTATTTGCATCTTGTCAATCGCCGTGACAATTCCATCCTGGAGGTGTCCGAGGTTCTCGAGTTGGTCGACAGAAACATTGAAAAGCTCGACGGCCTGTTCAAGGAATTCAATGTTCTCGACACGCAACCAGCCCAGTATCAGCCGATTATACAGTACGAGCAAGCGGGGACGACTTTTTGGCTTTTGACTTTGACCCTGTTTCTAGGCGCACTGCTAATTTTGTGCATAGCTCTGTGCCTTTCACAAAGAGCCTCGTTTCGCCGGCAATTGAAGGCAGCGAACGCGTCGCCTTTCGGTAACTATCAATCCCACTGATCGAACATTTTCTGTACCTACCAtgcaattagactgcggatgtctCTGCATTTATAGCGAATGCCAGTCGATAACAATGCCAACGAAATTCAACTACCGACATGCACAAATACTGAATTAGTATTCAATATGGGACACTTGGTAcaatattcattttttaaagcTAATTTAGACAAAATTCAAGTTTGAACACTcgattagattaatattctatttttaaaatccaatttactctatattctatatatatttattagaaAGACAATATTCAGTTTTATAAGTTCATCAAGCTCGGTATTTCATTTTAAATGctgattttattcaatatttaattttgAAAACTCAATTCAATTCTAATACAGTGCTTTATTCAACATTCAATTTTGAAAGTGAATTTATTCAATATTCCATGTTTAAtgctttatttattaaatactcAATATTTAAATCTCAATTTACTCAACCTTGAATTCTAAAAGAGttcattatatatttttgaaagctcaatttatatatatattattgaatattcaaTTTTTCCAGCTTAATAAGCTCAATTTCATTTTACACAAGCTCAATTTTCTATATATAAGACTTTTAAAGTTCAGTTTTCTCAATATTAAATTTTGAAGTCCAATTTATGCAATGTTCAGTTTAAAAAACCCAATTTAGTGAAcatttagtttcgaatgcttAATTTACTCAACATTAAAGCTTTCCAGAATGCATTTACTTAACAATCTACAAGTATACTCTATTTTCTCAGTATTTTATTTCAAAGACTCCGTTTCCTCAACATTCAATATTGAAGTATTAATCATCACAATGTTCAATCTGCAAGATTTAATTATCTCAATATTTATTTCTTGACGATTCCGTTTTGCCAGTATTCAAATTTCAGTCCAAACTGGTACAGCAGTAAAAATTGTTacttgaaattaaaaattatagaatGAACGTTTCTCAAAATTGTGTCAAATCTGCAATTGAAGAATGTACAAGCGAACCCTTGCATAATTAGCACAATTATTTAATAGTCTTGCACAATCTATAACTTTACTTTTCGAAAGTTGAATACAAAGAAGTACGGAAAGATTTAAATACTAACAAAGTCAA
The window above is part of the Megalopta genalis isolate 19385.01 chromosome 2, iyMegGena1_principal, whole genome shotgun sequence genome. Proteins encoded here:
- the LOC117220576 gene encoding cadherin-23, which produces MVATKMTLRKPTTTFTRLLRSYKRRRFKHEWLAFVFMCLLTGCSARNNPPRFLIDGQTEIILRLKEGSDTPVGSLIYRLRGVDPDGDSLTFGVRDQPGSDVIRVENFNSNEANIYLNKLLDREARDEYALVLTLTDGRLGEGNFITQSLLLLVEDVNDNVPIFRPHPTSLTIREDSGPGILATVEATDADLGVHGQVVYYLQELDGDNDVFSIATVNGKGVVRLVGRLDYERKYLYQLRILAIDRAINEKVNTGTTAILVKVQDVEDQPPEFITMTPVARISENARIGTSVLQVRAVDGDKGINNKVTYSITKGPRYLFDIDATSGLVFTRAQLDREAEENAEGAFVLEITVREVSKIVPAPSVSTEVTIILTDVNDETPKFRNPRYRAEINENAPYNTPVNFIGDAIPEVYDHDLGTNGTFRIFVDGDDGIFDVTPSRGINEAPFLIRVKNSSKLDFEKRSEVNFTLIAKEVVPVKPKYSIAPVTVFIKDQNDNYPEFTENIYEVSIPENCAVGTTVAWVQALDDDSGNFGTRGIRYTHLGGSIAHALSMDRQTGVITVTEPGPSFDRELMARHYLTIEARDDLGKGNRNTAQLIVNINDVNDNAPVFLQNKYEAVLLENEGNFESPLVVEAFDIDLNGTKNSEVIYALVSGEFSRNFTIDPKRGIIVPTSPLDYEELPVNQGHKASSVRPLRLTVRARDAGTPSLTSDAPLIIYLKDINDNAPAFERTMYKRSIPEDLGGGTSVVQVKAWDKDLSSPNNKLVYRIQNGAGDKFVISPETGVIRVAPGSNLDPDLTSPKTTRYSLNVLAIDSGTEIQRTAEVLVNITIVDVNNKPPVFVDPGTVTIRENTQVGSYVHRVVANDPDIAPILRYRIDPNSSEARNEEGTLIKIQEYDYLSALELNSLDGLLRVVKLLDRERVETIRLGLVVEDLAAVRGVQTAFATLNIIIEDENDNNPRFRRPFYRRSVTENSKNGVNIANIVADDADKNRSITYTLESPQELTDLVHLDSETGEMVVANKIDREQYSWLNLTVRATDSGIPPRSSLSEVYVQVLDENDNNPYFVTDISNLTVMENAKIGTEIAVIQANDPDSGDYGKITYLLDRMSSQGTFAIHPEYGALTVVDSIDWEAKQSYVLVIEAWDNYQFGYTAGESRNAFKQIQVTVADVNDNAPKMDIPSSCITISEFHDMKDLIFIIKAKDADDPTTPNGRVKIRIISGNELGFFILEQVDYWTASIKAAHSLRGKFGNYSLSLEARDLGSPSNKDAATLNICVTDYNDNPPVFISPQHNTTIRVPENVTIGTPIIQIEAKDADTGPNGDVHYRLKQDLAGHWRTFDIDDITGVVSLKLPLDRETQKLYEIRIEAFDLGTPTPLSSDLDLIIYVRNINDYEPQFLVDIFKTNFTEQQFPGTETIVLPQTVDRDDIDELEDPPAQVCYFIVSGNDDGFFVLDVFKHELTTAKTLDREQQQQHLLVIKATEDCNTVPTNDSFIEDATDTTLKVIIDVTDVNDNPPKFVSKIFTGGVTTDADFGTQFMQVKAIDLDAGENAVISYYQVDKIHMTLTEGLDDIEIQPFLVHKHTGVVSLNFDPQRGMKGYFDFMVLANDSHGLQDTARVFIYLLREDQRVRFVLRQHPPEIRNKIDTFRETLGNVTGAIVNIDEYKTHENHDGSVDRTKTDLYLHLVNRRDNSILEVSEVLELVDRNIEKLDGLFKEFNVLDTQPAQYQPIIQYEQAGTTFWLLTLTLFLGALLILCIALCLSQRASFRRQLKAANASPFGTSDAEFIRGPGRVPNTNKHSVEGSNPIWMHAYENEWFKSDESISHTSERDSLDENALNNEEMMNEVNTNQRSEDKPYYIEPRVSSISSLESVANIPNNFHHTSSLHRAHNTIVNPLGKKIETTEL